The segment GAGCTGCTCCAATACAGACATTTTCGACTGCTCAGATAGTACGCGATCGGACACGAGAGGATTAAATAGGGCAGCCATTAGGGTTGAAAAGGTCAAAAGAACGAAACTTACATTCATTGGGTCAAATCTCCGTTTGCTGCTTTAGCTAACCATCTCCTAGATAAATCTGTGATTACTCGGACTTATCGATTGTCTGTTAGCTGTTATAATCCAATTTTGGAAAAGAAACAAGCAAAACCTCTAGTAGGGTGTTCCACAATTGTAACCGTCCACTTAGGGATAGCCAGAGAGTTAGCTTCGGTATTTTCTTAGAAGCGCTCCCCTTAACGAAGTTCCCGTCCGAAGGGAAACAGAGCCAAAGGAATTAACTTAAAGTGCTGTTGGGCAAAGGGGATACCGATAATGGTAATAAACAAGATTGCCCCGTGGAGGAGGTGAGAAAGGGCAATTTCCCAACCGAAGAAGATCACCCAAATGATATTCAAGATCATGGGAATCACGCCAGAGGAAGTGGGGCTAACCTCAACTTCTTTACCAAAGGGGGTAAAGGTGGCAAAACCAATTTTCATGGTTTGTATGCCAAAGGGAATACCGATAATGGTCATACACATGACGATGCCACCGATAATATAGCCCAATCCAGAGATTAAGCCACCAAAAATCAACCAGATCAGGTTACCCAACAGTGTCATAACGGGTTTCTCTCCCTCATTGAATGACTAAACGGATTGATTGTATCAAAGACCGGTTCGATAGGAGTATAACCTTAGATATATCTTTTGCTGAACATGAGACTCAAACTGAAACTCTGGGAAACTCAACTGCTCAAAGTCCTACTCATTCGGGCTATCCAAGCCTATCGGCGCGGAATTTCGCCCCTGTTTCCCCCCAGTTGCCGATTTTATCCGTCCTGTTCCCAGTATGCGTTGACGGCGGTGGAACGGTTTGGGGTGATGCAGGGTTTACAATTGGCAGGAGCGCGGGTTTTAAGGTGTAATCCGTTTCATCCCGGAGGTTACGATCCAGTTCCAGAATTAGAAAACGTGAGCGATAAGATCATTGGGCCTATGAGATTAAAACCTTATCAACAGATTCCAATTGAAGATCATCAGGAGCCTCTGGTTCCCATTCCTTTGGACTCTTTTGCGGTGGTTGTGCCCCATCCTTATGAGAAGTTGGGCGCTCCCTATGGGGATAAGTCGCCCTATTGGTTACGGAAGACGGTTTGCGATCGCCTGTTGATGGCTCAAAAGCAACTGCAAACCCATCATCCGGGCTGGAAAATCCAGATTTTTGATGCCTATCGACCGATCGCCGTTCAGGAGTTTATGGTCGAATATAGCTTCATCGAGTTAGCCGAAACTCAAGGTCTCAATCCGGAAACCCTGACGGAGGAGCAACGGCAAACTCTTCTAGAAGAAGTGTATCATTTTTGGGCAGCTCCTTCCCCCGATCCGGCAACTCCTCCCCCCCATAGTACGGGAGCAGCCGTAGATGTGACTTTAGTGGATCGGGCAGGAACGGCACTAGATATGGGATCGCCCATCGATGAAATTTCTCCCCGTTCCTTCCCCGATCATTATGCCCAAGGGAAAACTGCCCAGGAGCAGAGTTATCATAAACACCGTCAACTTCTAGATCGGATTATGGAGTTTGCCGGGTTTAAGCGTCATCCCCGTGAATGGTGGCATTTTTCCTATGGGGATCAACTCTGGGTGTGGCTTAAGGTACAGGAAGGCAGTTGGCATCAACCGGAGGCGATCGCCCATTATGGCAAAGCACCCTAATCATCAGTCAAAATTGCTCCCTTTGGCTACAATAAGAGAGAGTATGGGAGTGTTGTGTAGATGTTAGAAATCATTGCGATCGTCATCTTTTCCATTGCCACCTTTGCCCTAGCCTATCTTCTAGGGTTAATGGGTATGGCCTTAACTGCGCTTTTTTTCCTCCTTGAAGATATTCCTGGATGGGTATGGACAGCCCTCTTGCTAGGATTAACCGTAGCAACCTATAGAGGATTAAGGTACTAAATTGGTACTCGATTCTAAACAATACATAACAGTATGAGTTTAATTATTTCTAATGAAATGGTTGCCGCTAGTGGTGGGACTGAAGAGATAAAAGAAACATTGATGAATTCTGATATATAGTTGATTCAATTAACAGTCAAGCTACCACTCCACCTGTTCTAAGGAAATGCCAATTTTATCCGCAATTCCGGCAATCCAAGCTTCATCTTGCTGGGTATAACTGCGTGGTGCATTTGCCCCTAAAATCATCACCCCATGTTCTCCCAAGGGTTGACAAATCACCCCTTGAGTGTTCTCAGGTAAATAATCAAATTCAATTTTGCCCGGATAAATATTGAGATTAACTAAATAAACCGGTTTACCTCGATCGAGAACCCGTTGCACAATGGGGCCGGGGGTAACCTCGGACTTTGGGCCTAAAATGCCTCGGCGCAAAATCACATGACCTCGATCATAAATAATCAGCGATCGCGTCACTGTATTGGTAAGCAATAATTGAGAAGCCCAAGCTAACTCAGTTTTGACCACATCGGGTAGCTCATCAGACAATTCAAAGCCTTCTTCTCCAATTAATTGAACACGCTCAGGGGGGACAGGTTGAATCTGTTGCCAGAGTAACCCAGTTAAAATTAACAGGGCGCTAATCATCACCCCTAAAACATCAGAACGGCCTTGGGAAGGGGTTAACTCTGGGGTAAATAGCCGATTCACCATCAATAGAGTTCCCCCCATTACGCCGACAATAATCGGCATGAGGCGTAAAAATCGGTTGGAGTCGGTGGGTTTGACAGTCAAGATAATTAAAAATGAGGTTGCGGATATATAGGTAGTCTAAATGAGTTGTGCAACGCGATGACTTTCATCCCGATAGTGACCTTGATTTACTCGTGCCATTTTCTGAGAGGGCGAAAATTACTTTATCACGGCGACTAAAGTCGCCGCGCCGCTTCTCCGTCTCTGTCTAAAGACGGGGGGCTACCAAGCCCTCGTGCTGCTATCGTGTGGGAGCAGCCGGTAAATTACTAATCGCTCGTTGCAGACGAGCAACGGCCACGTTATAGCCTAAAATCGCTTGCACTTGGTTAAATTGGGCTTGGGTGAGGTCAGTTTCCGAATTAATCACATCCGTCTGAGTGCCAACCCCGGCTTGAAAACGCAGTCGAGCTAGTCGCAGAGCTTCTTCCGCTTGAGCTAGACCCACAATAGAGGTTTGAATATTGTCAAACGTAGAGACGAGTTGAAAATAGGCATCTTCAACTTCTAAGCGAATGCGGTTACGGTTATCCGCAAATTGTTGTTGAGCCAGTTCAATTTCCGTTTCTTCCACATCAGCTTGGGCCCGTATGCGTCCCCCATCGTAGAGCGTCCAGTTGAGTTGCGCTCCTAGGGTATAGCCATCCCCAGCGCCTTGGGAAAGCAAGGGGTCATCGAACCATAATTTGAGGGCGTTGTAATTGGCAAATAAGCTCACTTGGGGCTTTAATCCGGCTAACCGGGCATCACGCTGGGCTTCATTGAGTTCTCGTTCGATTAAACGTTGTTCGAGTTCAGCCCGATTTTTGTAGGCGAGAATAACGCTGTCGTCGAGGGACAGTTGCCAACGACCGACGATTTCTACTGGGTCGGCGGCGGATACATCGAGGGTTTGGGGCAGATTCAAGATTTGGGCGAGGGTGCGGCGAGCGGTTCTCAAATCGGCGATCGCCTCGGTCAGTCGTTGCTGTTCATTCGCTACCTGTACTTGCGCTTGCAACACAGCGAACCGAGTTCCCACACCCGCTACTTCTAAAGCCTGGGCATCCCGTAAACTGCGCTCGGCTTGTCTCAGAGCTTGTTGACGAATACGTAATTGTTCTGCTGCCGCTTGCAACCGATAATACTGCTCGGCTACATCAAGGCGAATCTGTTCCTCAATCACTTCCACCTGAAGGGCATTAATCTGAACCTGCTTTTCTGCGGCTGTAATGTTGGCCGAGCGTAAGCCGGATGTGATCAGGTCATAGCGCAGTTCAACCGTCCCCGTTAAAGCATTTCTGGGAGAATCGGGATCGCCCAAGGAGGTATCCGCATTGCGGGCGCTAATTTCGCTACTGGCACTTTGGGAGCGTTGTAGATCCGATTGGAAGTTCAGGGTGGGTAACTTAGCGGCTAAGGCTTGCCTGAGTTGGGCTTGCGATCGCTCTAACTGGAGTTTAGAGCGTTGCAACTCAATATTATTGCGCCGGGCTAAATCGATCGCCTGTTTCAGGGTTAAGGGTTGAGTCCCTTCAATCGCCACTTCTGAGGGATCGGTGGGAAATAACAGAGGGTTTGGACTCGGATCGAGATATAGGGGAGCGAGTTCATCCGAAGGACTTTGGGCAACATAGGGAGACACCAAGGTTTCTGGGAGTGGATTTTGAGTCGGATCGGACGTTAAGGCCCCTTGTAGACGACTCACCCAAGCACTATCTTCTGCTGAGAGCTGTTGAGAATGTTGAGTTGCTAGGGTGTTTAGGGTTTCCTCCGGTTGAGAATTCTCCACCGTCTGGCGATCGCGCCAGGGATGGGTTCCATTCTCCCCCCTGATTGAAGGTTTTAAAGGGCCCAACTCCAAAGCTTGTCCAGGTTCTGATAGGGTTAAGGGGGTAGCCTCTCCTCCTACCCAATCTACTAGATTAGAATCTGTTGGATTGGACTCTGTAGATGTTTCCTCTACCTCTAGGGGAGGTTGCGATGAGACCGGTTTTGGGTTCTCCAGAGAGGTCTGGGGTTCAAATGATGGTTCAGGTTGGCTCGTTTCTAAGAGCAGATCGCTCGCAAAAACCACAGCATTGACGCTAGGATTTATCACGGCGAACGCAGCGCTCACACTCACACCAATAAATTTCCACAAAGTTGGCATAATTCCTCAGTTCAATCCACAATCCCAGATCACAAATGTCCTGGCTCAAGCAGAGACTCCATAAGCAGGATACTGTTTTACCTATGAACTTGGCAATCGCTTGTCCTTATTCCCTAGAGATTTGCTGGTAGGATAGACCGACATAGAATTGAGTCAATTTCAAAGTAAAGATTACAAACTGTGGTGTAAGCCAGTGAACAACATTCCCCCTGTTGATTTAACCCAGCAATACCAAGCGATCGCCTCGGAGGTGGAAACTGCGGTACTGAAACTTTTGGCTTCGGGTCGCTACATTGGCGGCCCGGTGGTGGAGTCTTTTGAAGAACAGTTGGCTCAAGCGGTGGGTGTCAATCACTGTGTGGCCTGTAATTCGGGGACGGATGCTTTATATTTGGCTCTGCGAGCGGTGGAAGTGGGCCCAGGGGATGAGGTGATTACCACCCCATTTACGTTTATTGCCACAGCCGAGACAATCGCCATGGCAGGAGCAACTCCGGTGTTTGTGGATGTGGAGGAGGAATCGTTTAATCTGGATCTGTCCCAGGTAGAAGCAGCTATTACTGAGAAGACGAAGGCGATTATTCCGGTACATTTGTTTGGCCGACCGGTGGATATGACCCGGTTAATGGCGATCGCTCAATCCCATAATTTAAAAGTGATTGAAGATTGTGCCCAAGCTGCGGGGGCGACTTGGGCCGGTTCTCCCGTGGGCAGTTGGGGAGATGTGGGCTGTTTTAGTTTTTACCCAACGAAAAATCTAGCCGCCTGTGGGGATGGGGGGGCACTCACCACGGGGGATGGGGCGATCGGCGATCGAGTTCGTCTGTTGCGCGATCATGGGCGACGCAGGGGTTATCTGTATGAAGCGACGGGGGTTAATTCCCGTTTAGACGCTCTACAAGCAGCTATCTTAAGCATTAAGCTCAAGTATTTAGCCCAATGGAATCAGCAACGGCGAGAAGTTGCCGCTCGCTATGATCAGCTTTTGGCTTCGGTTCCTGGTATTGTGCTACCCCAAGACATTGAGGGAGGAGAGTCAGTTTGGAATCAATACACTATTCGCATTAAGGGGCAACAGGGGCCAGATCAAGAGTATCGAGATCGAGTTCAATTGGGTCTCCGGGAGCAAGGGGTGATTGCGTCGGTCTATTATCCTCTCCCTTTACATCTGCAACCGGTTTATGAAGATTTAGGCTATCAGCCCCAGCAGTTGGCGATCGCCGAGCAACTGAGCCAAGAAGTTCTCTCTTTGCCCATGTTCCCTGAGTTGACCCCCCAGCAACAAGCACAAGTCGTGGATTGCCTCAAAAATAGCTTGTCTCGCGCGACCCACGGGTAATCATTCATCCGTAAGAGCTAGGACAAAGGCTTCACATTCCTTTACAGAAACCTGAGAAAATTTGAAGTTTTTTGTACTATAGTTAAGAAAAAGATAAAAAATATCATCCACCCGACCAACATAGAATCAAGGAAAGGGTAAAGAGTCTTTGCCAAATCCCCAAATTCCAATGGGTCAATGGTGGACATTTAATAAACTCTATCGATTGTAGATAGAACTCTAAAATTTGCATGGTCAAAATTGTGATTATCAAGAGGCATCAGTGAGCGTGAAGCAACATCCACTTGAGCAGCTCAGGAGATACGACCCCCAGGCGATCGCCAGCTACTATAGATTCCGCCCTTGGCAAAGTCTGTATCGAATTGTGACTGTAGTCGGGGCTTTTTTAGGATTTATCTTCTCCCTCCAATGGGATCAACTCAGTAACCAAACCGAACAAAATCGCCCCAAACGCGCCACCCAATTGCGGGAATTACTCACTCACCTCGGGCCAACCTATATCAAAGTCGGTCAAGCCCTCTCCACCCGTCCCGATCTGATTCGCAAAGACTTTCTTGAAGAGTTAACTAAACTTCAAGATCGCCTGCCTCCCTTTGCCAACCCAACCGCCTTTGACATCATCGAGAGAGAACTGGGATATTCGATCTCTCAAATGTACCTGGATATATCCCCCCATCCCGTCGCTGCTGCCAGTTTAGGCCAGGTCTATAGAGGAAGACTCCATAGTGGGGAAGAAGTGGCCATTAAAGTTCAACGGCCCAACCTACTCCCCATTCTCACCCTCGATTTATACCTGATGCGATGGGCAGCCCGTTGGCTCTCTCCCATTTTGCCCCTAAATTTGGGTCATGACCTGACTCTGATTGTAGAAGAATTTGGGATCAAACTGTTTGAAGAAATTGACTATATTAACGAAGGAAAAAATGCCGAGAAGTTCGCCGAAAATTTTCGCTACAATACCCAAGTTAAAGTCCCCCAGATTTATTGGGATTACTGCTCAAAGAAAGTTCTCACTCTAGAATGGATTAATGGCTATAAACTCACCAGTACCGATGCCATTCAAGAAGCCGGTTTAGATGCTGATAAAATTATCCGCATTGGTGTAAACACGGGGCTGCAACAGTTGCTAGAGTTTGGGTTTTTCCATGCTGACCCCCATCCAGGCAATCTATTTGCTCTATCGGGCCCTTCAGGAATTGGGGACCAAATGGGCTATATTGATTTTGGCATGATGGATCAGTTGGATCAGACGGCTAAAGAAACCTTAGTCGATGCAGTTGTTCATCTGATTAATAAGGATTATACGGAATTAGCAGAAGATTTTGTAAAACTGGGTTTTCTGACTCCAGAAACTGATATTCAACCCATTATCCCTGCCCTAGAAGCGGTGTTTGGGGATATTATCGGTGAAAGTGTTCGGGACTTTAATTTTAAGACGATTACGGATAAGTTCTCGGAAATTATGTACGAGTATCCGTTCCGAGTGCCGGCGAAGTTTGCTTTAATTATTCGATCGCTGGTCACTCAAGAAGGA is part of the Roseofilum capinflatum BLCC-M114 genome and harbors:
- a CDS encoding cofactor assembly of complex C subunit B → MPIIVGVMGGTLLMVNRLFTPELTPSQGRSDVLGVMISALLILTGLLWQQIQPVPPERVQLIGEEGFELSDELPDVVKTELAWASQLLLTNTVTRSLIIYDRGHVILRRGILGPKSEVTPGPIVQRVLDRGKPVYLVNLNIYPGKIEFDYLPENTQGVICQPLGEHGVMILGANAPRSYTQQDEAWIAGIADKIGISLEQVEW
- a CDS encoding DegT/DnrJ/EryC1/StrS family aminotransferase, producing MNNIPPVDLTQQYQAIASEVETAVLKLLASGRYIGGPVVESFEEQLAQAVGVNHCVACNSGTDALYLALRAVEVGPGDEVITTPFTFIATAETIAMAGATPVFVDVEEESFNLDLSQVEAAITEKTKAIIPVHLFGRPVDMTRLMAIAQSHNLKVIEDCAQAAGATWAGSPVGSWGDVGCFSFYPTKNLAACGDGGALTTGDGAIGDRVRLLRDHGRRRGYLYEATGVNSRLDALQAAILSIKLKYLAQWNQQRREVAARYDQLLASVPGIVLPQDIEGGESVWNQYTIRIKGQQGPDQEYRDRVQLGLREQGVIASVYYPLPLHLQPVYEDLGYQPQQLAIAEQLSQEVLSLPMFPELTPQQQAQVVDCLKNSLSRATHG
- the yidD gene encoding membrane protein insertion efficiency factor YidD — its product is MRLKLKLWETQLLKVLLIRAIQAYRRGISPLFPPSCRFYPSCSQYALTAVERFGVMQGLQLAGARVLRCNPFHPGGYDPVPELENVSDKIIGPMRLKPYQQIPIEDHQEPLVPIPLDSFAVVVPHPYEKLGAPYGDKSPYWLRKTVCDRLLMAQKQLQTHHPGWKIQIFDAYRPIAVQEFMVEYSFIELAETQGLNPETLTEEQRQTLLEEVYHFWAAPSPDPATPPPHSTGAAVDVTLVDRAGTALDMGSPIDEISPRSFPDHYAQGKTAQEQSYHKHRQLLDRIMEFAGFKRHPREWWHFSYGDQLWVWLKVQEGSWHQPEAIAHYGKAP
- a CDS encoding TolC family protein, with translation MPTLWKFIGVSVSAAFAVINPSVNAVVFASDLLLETSQPEPSFEPQTSLENPKPVSSQPPLEVEETSTESNPTDSNLVDWVGGEATPLTLSEPGQALELGPLKPSIRGENGTHPWRDRQTVENSQPEETLNTLATQHSQQLSAEDSAWVSRLQGALTSDPTQNPLPETLVSPYVAQSPSDELAPLYLDPSPNPLLFPTDPSEVAIEGTQPLTLKQAIDLARRNNIELQRSKLQLERSQAQLRQALAAKLPTLNFQSDLQRSQSASSEISARNADTSLGDPDSPRNALTGTVELRYDLITSGLRSANITAAEKQVQINALQVEVIEEQIRLDVAEQYYRLQAAAEQLRIRQQALRQAERSLRDAQALEVAGVGTRFAVLQAQVQVANEQQRLTEAIADLRTARRTLAQILNLPQTLDVSAADPVEIVGRWQLSLDDSVILAYKNRAELEQRLIERELNEAQRDARLAGLKPQVSLFANYNALKLWFDDPLLSQGAGDGYTLGAQLNWTLYDGGRIRAQADVEETEIELAQQQFADNRNRIRLEVEDAYFQLVSTFDNIQTSIVGLAQAEEALRLARLRFQAGVGTQTDVINSETDLTQAQFNQVQAILGYNVAVARLQRAISNLPAAPTR
- a CDS encoding YccF domain-containing protein; its protein translation is MTLLGNLIWLIFGGLISGLGYIIGGIVMCMTIIGIPFGIQTMKIGFATFTPFGKEVEVSPTSSGVIPMILNIIWVIFFGWEIALSHLLHGAILFITIIGIPFAQQHFKLIPLALFPFGRELR
- a CDS encoding ABC1 kinase family protein; its protein translation is MKQHPLEQLRRYDPQAIASYYRFRPWQSLYRIVTVVGAFLGFIFSLQWDQLSNQTEQNRPKRATQLRELLTHLGPTYIKVGQALSTRPDLIRKDFLEELTKLQDRLPPFANPTAFDIIERELGYSISQMYLDISPHPVAAASLGQVYRGRLHSGEEVAIKVQRPNLLPILTLDLYLMRWAARWLSPILPLNLGHDLTLIVEEFGIKLFEEIDYINEGKNAEKFAENFRYNTQVKVPQIYWDYCSKKVLTLEWINGYKLTSTDAIQEAGLDADKIIRIGVNTGLQQLLEFGFFHADPHPGNLFALSGPSGIGDQMGYIDFGMMDQLDQTAKETLVDAVVHLINKDYTELAEDFVKLGFLTPETDIQPIIPALEAVFGDIIGESVRDFNFKTITDKFSEIMYEYPFRVPAKFALIIRSLVTQEGLALSINPDFRIVEIAYPYVAQRLLTGETPSLRRRLLEVLIKDGKFRWDRLENMLAIARSDSGFDIMPTAQLGLQYLLSEEGQYLRHQIVLALTENDRLHTEEVQRLWHLIEDDIHPTRLLDAAWEAIADFSKERAALLLPSVAAFTR